One region of Gigantopelta aegis isolate Gae_Host chromosome 7, Gae_host_genome, whole genome shotgun sequence genomic DNA includes:
- the LOC121377825 gene encoding uncharacterized protein LOC121377825 encodes MPPKTSKKKRLVTTCPKKKKPSVEVEEVLSDVEEPAGSPQSPSPPTDAQDGQPDDADVPTMSAPEKKKAAVILTDEQEVEFGEWLRSNPFLYTKQLKEYKNTQRKTRVWAEKAAELGQKSGTLLRTYYESVRSKVGKITDTKSGSSTKDLTERDNFIITNFGFLQTHISRMRGRTAISLKSQLATTIPASQPPS; translated from the exons ATGCCTCCAAAAACTTCGAAGAAAAAACGTTTAGTGACGACCTGCCCAAAGAAGAAGAAGCCTTCAGTAGAGGTAGAAGAAGTGCTGTCCGACGTTGAGGAGCCGGCTGGCTCTCCCCAGTCGCCGTCACCTCCGACAGATGCCCAAGATGGTCAGCCAGATGATGCTGATGTCCCTACCATGAGTGCCCCGGAAAAGAAGAAGGCTGCTGTCATCCTCACAGACGAGCAGGAGGTCGAATTTGGGGAATGGCTACGGTCCAATCCCTTCCTTTACACGAAGCAACttaaagaatataaaaatactCAAAGGAAGACCCGAGTGTGGGCCGAGAAGGCAGCTGAACTGGGGCAGAAATCAGGTACTCTGCTGAGGACATACTACGAAAGTGTCCGCAGCAAGGTTGGGAAAATAACTGACACTAAATCCGGGTCATCCACCAAAGATCTGACGGAGCGGGACAACTTCATAATAACCAACTTCGGCTTCCTCCAGACGCACATCTCCAGGATGCGAGGCCGTACAGCCATTAGT TTGAAGTCCCAGCTTGCCACCACCATCCCGGCCAGTCAGCCCCCAAGCTAA
- the LOC121377826 gene encoding uncharacterized protein F54H12.2-like: MSGKSGQEYKIELQDIYFKICKLKMNSALILTHNKLFEKSNTLYPFTKTEVKMSSIASSQHSYVWDSVFQSQCPNILVVGFVDGDGVNGSYTKNPFNFQRSFVKTVALYLDGVSVPGRPIEGDDVSAYVNLFEGLNNWNKNSGNYIERTEFAFGNGPFVFSLEAVFVDSLFKFA; encoded by the coding sequence ATGTCTGGTAAGTCGGGTCAGGAGTACAAGATCGAGCTGCAAGATATTTATTTCAAGATATGTAAACTGAAAATGAACAGTGCTCTTATTTTAACGCACAACAAGCTATTTGAAAAGTCCAACACTCTATATCCATTCACTAAAACAGAGGTTAAAATGAGCAGTATCGCTTCTTCGCAACATAGTTATGTTTGGGATAGTGTGTTTCAGTCGCAGTGTCCAAACATATTGGTTGTTGGGTTTGTCGATGGAGACGGTGTGAATGGATCTTATACAAAGAACCCGTTTAATTTTCAGAGATCATTTGTGAAAACGGTGGCATTGTATTTAGATGGTGTCAGTGTACCTGGTCGACCCATCGAAGGAGACGACGTGAGCGCCTACGTGAATTTGTTCGAGGGCTTGAACAATTGGAATAAAAACAGTGGAAACTACATTGAAAGAACGGAATTTGCTTTTGGAAATGGACCATTTGTGTTCAGTCTTGAAGCCGTTTTTGTTGACTCATTATTTAAGTTTGCTTAA